CCTTGGAGGTTGGCCGCAAGTGTACCGGCGACGACTTGGTGCAATTGCTCAGCGAGTTGTTTGTGATCCGTGGCGTGCCATCATTCATTCGCAGCGACAACGGCCCTGAGTTTATCAACAAGTCGGTGCGATCATTCTTAGACTTCATCGAGGTGGGAACTTCGTACATCGAGCCAGGTAGCCCGTGGCAAAACGGATATGTCGAAAGCTTCCACAGCCGGCTTCGAGATGAGTGCTTGGCCAGTGAGCTGTTCGGCAATCTCTTAGAGGCCCGCACGATCATTAAGGCTTGGCGTCAGACTTACAACCATCGACGTCCGCACAGCGGGCTTGATGGCCTCACACCAGCGGAGTTTGCCTCGCAGTGGGCTGCTTCCGCTTCGGTCGCTGCGCTCCCTTCGCGGAAGCAGCCCACTGCGAGTTCTATTACTTAACCCCTACTCTCATAACACTGGATCAGAAATTGGGGGCATTCCACCGGTAGGGATTCTTCTCCGGGAAACGTTTGCTTCCTCTTAAGGGGCACAACTGGTTTGCGTCGTTCAAATTAAGATTGGTGCGAGCAATAATCGTTGTTGCGGTCGTTGGATGCTGGGGCACAAAAGGTCGGTGACGTTGCTTCGCTCAACGCCCTGGTGCCAGGCTGTCCCTGGGAGCCGGAATCAATTATTTGAAACGTTCCTTTTCGGTGGCGATACCGTTTTGTCCTTCGCGGACGCGTGGATTGAAACGCGAGTGCTTCCTTCTTGCCATCTCCAGCACGCGATTCGGATCGACAATGAGGTCACTATTTCCAGCTGACCCGAGCAAGTGCTAGTTAAAGTCGCTGTGGCAGACGACGTGTCGAGGCGGTGGTCGATAGACTTACGTGGATCTGGCAAATCGGAGTGGTCATGACGCATTCTGGACGCGAGGGCGGCGACGCTGCTTTTCGCAAACCTCGATGAGCCGCATTGGTGCGTGAAATAAATCGAACAACGGACTGCCTTGCCCGCTGGATATTCGCCAGACACCAATGCTCGTCGCAGAGTGCTTCATTCTCGAACCGTTGCCTTCACTCGAATCGAAACGCCCACAAAGAGGTAGTTGAAGCCAATTTGTGTCAGTCCTGATCACCAGTCAGCGTCTCGGGTTCAATGAGAAGCCATTGTTCTTCGTCGTTGTCGTCCTTGCTTTCGGTAACTGTCGGTGGTGGAAGGATGGCAAAGGGGGCTTCGCCCACGGCCGATCCACGATTCAAGAAATTCAAGACACGCAATGCGTCGAGTGGCGCAAGCAAGCCGTCGCCTGTCGTATCGTAGAACTTCAACGGATGAGGATTGACTGTCGATGGGTCGATTAAGACGGAGCTTTGCGCAACCAGAACGGATCGGCGGGCCAGTTCGTTCAGGATCACCAGTGCATCCAGAGGCGTAACCGTTCCCGAAGCGTTGACGTCATTTCGATTTAAGGGATTCGTCCAGCCAGCACCATGAATCTTTAGTGTCGCCGATCCGCTGGTGGCGATTGTGCCGAAGACCCCATCGACAACTTCCGTTGCCGTCACCGAGAACCCATCGTTGTTGGTATCCAGGCGATCGTCTGGATCCATTAAAATCGTCAACTCATCGTCGGCGATTGCCATGCTTAGCACATTGGATCGACTGAGCGACAACCGATTCGCTCCCTCGCCACGAATATCGATTGTTTCGAAGCCGCCAATGGCATCGTTGGCTAGCAGCGTTAGGTCGATGTCTTGGTTCTCACCTGTCAGATTCAGGCGGTCATTTCCATCGGCACCATCACTGCGGATCGTGCCTGCAAAGATCGCATCGACATTCGACAGGTTGATCGTATCGTCCCCATCGGTGCCGACGATGTTTGCGGTGCGAACCTTGTTGCCCGGCGCTTTGAACAGGTCGATCGCACCACGGCGGAATACGATGTCAGAACCTTCGTTGGTAATATCGATGGTGCCTGCCGTTGGAGGCTCGATGGAAATATCGGCACCGCCGGCTGCATCGCCATCGAGGATCGTCGCGATATAATCTTCGACTTCACCATCGGAGGCCGCGCCGGTAGGTGCCAGCCCGCCTGTAGAACTGAGCCGAAAACGAGCACCTGTATCACCTGCCGATACGCCAGCCGGAACCGTGAAGCTGAACAAGTTTTGACCGGCGACAACATTGCGAGCGATGAAGATCTGCTCCCCCGAATCGTTCCAGTCTCCATCTTGATTGAAGTCGATCCAGGCATCCAGCTTGCCAACGGCGGATGCTGTCACGCTGAAGCTGCTGGTCGTGGAAGACCCTGTGACGGCAACCATATCAGCAACGACAAAGACCCCATCCTCGTCCGCTGAACCGTTGTTGTCGTCTCCATCGGAATTCAGGCTGGGCAATCCGTTGGCTTCCGCATCGACACCGCTGCCAAGGAACAACAACCCGACCGAGTGCCGTGCGCCGTTTTGTGCTAGTGTCACTGGATAATCCGCGGCGAAGCCCGATTGAGCGGCTGTGGGTGCATCGCCGAAGTCGAGCTCAGCGACATTGGCATTGATGACCGCAATCGTTTGCACCGGCACGTTGGCAAAGGCAGCATGCGATTGCCCTGCATTGACGCTGAATGAAACGTCCACCGATTGGTCGCCATCGTTTTGATCGTCGTCGACACCGACAACGGTCACGGTTTTCGGAATGTTCCAATTCGTCGGCGTGAACGTCACCGATTGCGTTTCGACGGCAACCTCGCGGGGATTGGCGGATGCAATGTCAATAATAACCGATCCACTGGGCTGCCCGTTTAATGTGATCGTCAGTGTATCGCGCCCGCCTGCTTCGGTTGTGCGCGAGAACCCGTCGGATTCGACGACGGTAAAGCCAGCCACCTCGTTGTCGATCGCTTCAATTGTGACAAACTGTTTCGCGAGATTACTGAACGCGACATCCGATTTCTGTTGATCGATCGACACGCCAAACGAAACCTCACGCGTGCCATCGACGCGCGCATCATCGACCGGATCGATGCGCACCGTTTGCGGTTGATTCCAGTTGAAGGGAGTGAAGATAAATTCCTGGAAGATGGCTTCGGCTTCGAACTCGCTGCGAGCCAAAGGAGCTCCCGCTTCGCCACTGGCACCGTTTTTATCGCTTGCCGAATTGATCGCGCTTCGCTCGACACGGATCGTTACCGATTTGGCCGGTGGTGCGTCAAGGACTACGCCAAACGAAGCACTTGCGCCCCCTTCGGTGACCGATGACGAAGGACCTTCCAAAACGCGGAAACCAGGCTCGGGACCAACTTCTACCGAACCGATATCTGTCGCGTCGCCCGCTTTGCGGCTGAAGCCGCGTTGGTCGCTAGACGGTATGCCAACCGCAGCACCAAACTGGCTCGATGCGTGTCGCGTGATCTCTTGTTGACTTAACGCATGATCGTAAATGATCACTTCGTCGATGACACCATCGTATTGAATGAAGGTGTTGGCGTCCCGTTTGGCACCGATCACAACTCCACCACCCGTTCCAACCGCGGGATAATCGATGGGCCCGGTCAACGGCACGGAGACGGCTTCGTGGGAAGCGATGTACAGTTTTGCATTGGCGCCGTCGTAAGTCGCCGTCACGTGCGTCCAGATGTCATTCTCAAACACGGAGTTCGTGTTGTCGGCAACAACGCGTACCGTTCCATCGGTCGTTGTCACTCGGAATTCGATGCCGTTTTGGAATTGTGACAGCGCCCATCCCGCTTCGGAACCAAGGTCATCGATACCGGCGGAAATGATCGATCCGCCATCGTCAAAGGCGCGGGCATTGAATATCCACGCTTCGATGCTGAACGCTTCGGCGGGCAAGACGTCTGCGGCCGGATCGCCACTGGGCGTCACTTCGATGAATCCGGCTGAAGTCTCGTTGATGCTGCCAGCACCGAATTCAATTGCCGTATCGAAACTTCGACCTACCACGCCAGCGGGGACTCCTTTCGAAAAGTCTTCGAAGTTCGCGTCCTGACCGATGTACAAGCCATCGAGGCCACCAACGGTTGCGATAGCCGTCTGTTCACCAAGTTGTTCGGCCAGACGCCACCAGTGTTGTGGTTCGCTGGCGTTGACCGAATCTTCCCAAATTGTAATGCGTGAAGCCGCATCGATCAGTGGACTTCCCGCCAGCGGAAGGTGCGTTGGCAGACTGCCGCCATTGATTTGCAGCGAGCCGAGCATCGGATCTAGTGGCGCTTCGGCAGTCCCCACGCGATTGCCGTTGATACCGTCGTCGATCATCGTATCGAACAAGGCGTCCGAACCGATGAAATTGTTCAAGCTTGCGGGGCTGAAGACACCACCAATATCTTCGAATAGCGATTCATCGAATTCTAGCGAGTTTGGGTTGTCGGAGATGAAGTTGCCAGCAACGACACTGTTCGTCAGCAAAATTTCATTTGCGCCGCGGGCTGCAAATCCGTTGGCAATACCAGCACCGACTCCACCGCCTGGCAACGAATTACCGGTGATCGTGGATCGATCGATCGCAAGTGCTCCACCCAGAACTGCGATCGCTCCGCCAGAACCTAATCCAACAGCTCGGGTGCGGTTCCCCGAGATCGTTGATCCCGAGATGAACATCCTTGTGCCGAAGTGTTGAATCGCACCGCCAAAGGATGTGGCGGAATTATTACTGATCGTCGAGTCAATAATGTAGACGTCGGATTGTGAGCCATTTGCGATAGCGCCGCCATTACCATCCGCGTTATTGTTGTTCAACCAGGTTCGTTCAATTCGCAAAGCACCATTGTTATCAATCGCAGCACCGCCCATGAATGAATTTGGAGCGGTTGCTCCGTTGATCAGAGCAAGGTCTTGCAATGTAACGGAAACATCTTCAGCGATCGTCATGATCTGCTGGACATTGTTGCCGCTGATGATTGTCTTGTCGGCGCCGAGACCTGCGAGCGTGACTTCACCAGCAGGCACCAACGGTCCTTCGGTCAAGATCAGT
Above is a genomic segment from Rosistilla ulvae containing:
- a CDS encoding IS3 family transposase, with product MKKRRLGSSEGGIIRRVAERPNHVWSIDFIFDRTENGLSLKILSLIDEFTRECIALEVGRKCTGDDLVQLLSELFVIRGVPSFIRSDNGPEFINKSVRSFLDFIEVGTSYIEPGSPWQNGYVESFHSRLRDECLASELFGNLLEARTIIKAWRQTYNHRRPHSGLDGLTPAEFASQWAASASVAALPSRKQPTASSIT